The Gordonia iterans DNA window GTTCGCGTAGCAGCCGCCACGACCCGGTCTCCGCGACCAGGTGATCGCCCAGCGCGTCGGAGGCGCCCAGGCAGCCGAGCAACCGGCCGCGAAAGCTCCGGTCGCTCCGGAGCAGCCGGTCGATCTCCGCCCACTCCGATCCTTGCGCCTGCTTCAGCCGAACCAACGACTTGAGTGCGAGGTCGGCATCCGCCGCACGCGAGAGCGCCCACAACCGCTCCACCGCGGCCTCGTCGTTCCAGCCGAGCTCGTCCAGGTCCTGACGGGCCGTGGGCTCGAGGAGTCCGAGCCGGCCCGGGCTCGGAACCGCCGAGCGTCCACCCATCGAAGTCACGTGCTCAGCGTAGTCGCGCCGACCGAGTGGAGGTTCCTACAGACCGCAGATCCCGCCGACCGCCCCGGCGCGGCGCCCTCACAGCGGGAGGTAGCTCTCCAACTCGTACGGCGTCACGCGGGCGCGGTACTCCGACCACTCCGCCCACTTGTTGCGCAGGAAGTAGTCGAACACGTGCTCGCCGAGTGCTTCGGCCACCAATTCGGACTTCTCCATCACGTTCAGCGCCTCGGCGAGCGAGTTCGGCAGTTCCCGGTACCCCATCGCACGACGCTCCCCCGCGGTCAGCTCCCAGACGTTGTCCTCGGCCTCCTCGGGGAGCTCGTAGCTCTCGGCGATCCCCTTGAGGCCGGCCGCCAGCAGCACCGCGAACGAGAGGTAGGGATTGCACGCCGAGTCCGGGGTGCGGATCTCCACGCGCCGCGACGACGCCTTGTTCGGCGTGTACATCGGCAGGCGCACCATGGCCGAGCGGTTGGCTCGCCCCCAGGTGGCGGCGGTCGGCGCCTCCCCGCCGTGCACCAGCCGGCGGTAGCTGTTGACCCACTGATTGGTGACGGCGCTGATCTCGTCGGCGTGGGTCAGGATCCCGGCGATGAACTGCTTACCGACCGGCGAGAGCTGCAGGTGGTCGTCGGGATCGTGGAAGGCGTTGGCTTCCCCCTCGAACAGACTCATGTGAGTGTGCATCGCCGAACCCGGGTGCTGGCTGAACGGCTTGGGCATGAAGGTCGCCCGCACACCGTCGCGCATGGCCACCTCCTTGACCAGGTACCGGAACGTCATCACGTTGTCGGCCATGCTGAGAGCATCGGCGTAGCGCAGGTCGATCTCCTGCTGGCCGGGCCCGCCCTCGTGGTGACTGAATTCGACCGAGATGCCCATCGCCTCGAGCGCCTCGATGGCGTGCCGCCGGAAGTTCGGCGCGGTGTCGTGCACGGCCTGATCGAAGTACCCGCCGTTGTCGGCCGGGATCGGCACCGAACCGTCGGACGGCATGTTCTTGAGCAGGTAGAACTCGATCTCCGGGTGCACGTAACAGCTGAAACCCTGGTCGGCGGCCTTGCCGAGCTGCCTGCGCAGGACGTGGCGCGGATCGGCCCACGCGGGGGTGCCGTCGGGCATCGCGATGTCGCAGAA harbors:
- the glnA gene encoding type I glutamate--ammonia ligase; protein product: MDRQQEFVLRTLEERDIRFVRLWFTDILGYLKSVAIAPAELEGAFAEGIGFDGSSIEGFSRVFEADMVAKPDPSTFQVLPWESDGRHYSARMFCDIAMPDGTPAWADPRHVLRRQLGKAADQGFSCYVHPEIEFYLLKNMPSDGSVPIPADNGGYFDQAVHDTAPNFRRHAIEALEAMGISVEFSHHEGGPGQQEIDLRYADALSMADNVMTFRYLVKEVAMRDGVRATFMPKPFSQHPGSAMHTHMSLFEGEANAFHDPDDHLQLSPVGKQFIAGILTHADEISAVTNQWVNSYRRLVHGGEAPTAATWGRANRSAMVRLPMYTPNKASSRRVEIRTPDSACNPYLSFAVLLAAGLKGIAESYELPEEAEDNVWELTAGERRAMGYRELPNSLAEALNVMEKSELVAEALGEHVFDYFLRNKWAEWSEYRARVTPYELESYLPL